In Carbonactinospora thermoautotrophica, the genomic stretch CCGAGATCCCGGACGAGAAGGGGCGCTGAATGGCCTCGCGGGAGAGCACCGTCACGCTCGACGACCTGCGCGCCGCCCAGCGGCGGGTGGCCGGCGTCGCCGTCCGGACCCCGCTCCTGCCCTGCCCGTGGGCCGACGCGGACCGGCCGCTGTACCTGAAGCCGGAGAACCTCCAACCGATCGGCGCGTTCAAGATCCGCGGCGCGATCAACAAGATCGCGGCGCTGCCGGAGGAGGAGCGCGCCCGCGGCGTGGTCACCCACTCCAGCGGCAACCACGCGCAGGCGGTCGCGTACGCGGCTCGGCGGTACGGCGTCCCGGCCACCGTGGTGGTGCCGCACGGCACGCCGCCGCTCAAGGTGGCCGCCACCCAGGCGTTCGGGGCGGAGATCGAGTTCGTCGCGCCGGCCGAGCGCGGGCCGCGCGCGGAGAAGCTGGCCGCCGAGCTGGGCCGCACGCTGGTGCCGCCGTACGACGACCCGTACGTCATCGCCGGGCAGGGCACCGTCGGCCTGGAGATCGCCGAGGACCTGCCCGAGCCCGGCACGGTGCTGGTGCCGGTGAGCGGCGGCGGGCTGATCTCCGGGGTCGCCGCGGCGGTCAAGGCGCTGAGCCCGCGCACCCGGGTGATCGGCGTGGAGCCGGAGCTGGCCGCCGACACCTACGAGAGCTTCCGCCGCGGAGAGCTGGTGCGCTGGGACACCGATCGGCGGTTCCGCACGATAGCCGACGGGCTGCGCATGGAGCCCAGCCAACTGACCTGGGCGCACATCCAGGCGTACGTCGACGACCTGGTGACCGTGACCGAGGACCAGATCCGGGAGGCGGTCGGCGTGCTGGCCCGCCGCGCCCGTCTGGTGGCCGAACCCAGTGGGGCGGTCACGACGGCCGCGTACCTGTTCCAGCGCGACCGGTTGCCCGCCGCCGGCCCGTGCGTGGCGGTG encodes the following:
- a CDS encoding threonine ammonia-lyase; translation: MASRESTVTLDDLRAAQRRVAGVAVRTPLLPCPWADADRPLYLKPENLQPIGAFKIRGAINKIAALPEEERARGVVTHSSGNHAQAVAYAARRYGVPATVVVPHGTPPLKVAATQAFGAEIEFVAPAERGPRAEKLAAELGRTLVPPYDDPYVIAGQGTVGLEIAEDLPEPGTVLVPVSGGGLISGVAAAVKALSPRTRVIGVEPELAADTYESFRRGELVRWDTDRRFRTIADGLRMEPSQLTWAHIQAYVDDLVTVTEDQIREAVGVLARRARLVAEPSGAVTTAAYLFQRDRLPAAGPCVAVISGGNIDPALLAEILAG